The genomic window TAATTGGCGTGGTTCATTCGGGCGGCAAGTTGATCTGCTTTTTATGCTTGCGTGACGCGAATTTCAGTTGCTGCTTTCAAAACCATATGCTGCATAACGGCCGCGGCGCCCACTTATTCCAGCTCCATCATGAACTTTTCAGGATCGATAACGCGTGACGGATGCGAAAGATGATATCGGGCGACAGCTCATCGGCTTCCTGCCCAATATGCGCCGGTTCGGCTATACGCTGACGCGCAACCAGGACACAGCAGACGACCTTGTGCAGGCCGCATGCGAGAAAGCGCTCGCCAACGCATCCGGCTTCACGCCAGGCACACGGTTCGATTCATGGGTGTTCCGCATCATGCGCAATCTCAGGATCGATCAGATCCGGAAGGGCAAGTCAGCCGGACAGGCCGAAGAGATCGACACGCAGATCGATCTCGTTGGCACGGACGGCGTGCGGGAAGCGCATGCACGCATGGATCTCGGCGACGTGTCGCGCGCCATCGCTGCGCTGCCTGACGACCAGCGCGAAATTCTGCTGCTCGTCTGCGCCGAAGACATGTCCTACAAGGAAGTGTCGGAGCTCCTCGGCATTCCGATCGGCACCGTGATGAGCCGGCTGGCACGAGCGCGCAAGAAACTTGTCGAGGGCGGTGGAATAAACGCCGACGCCCGACGTTCTCAGCCTGAAGAGGACGGGCATGGATCATGACGACACACGATTTCAGCGACGAGACATTGATGGCCTTCGCCGATGGCGAACTTGACGACGCCGAAATGGAGCGCGTCGAAGCTGCCATGAACGACGATCCGGCGCTTGCCGAGCGCGTTGCGCTCTTCATGGAAGCGCGCGAACTGGCCGAGGGCGTGTTTGCAAGCCAAGTCGCTCAGCCCGTGCCGCCATCGCTGCAGGGGGCAGTCGAGCGGATGATTGCCTCACCTGCTGCACCGGCGACCGTCCTGCCCTTCCGAGAGAAGGGTCGGGTCCCTGCAGCAGCCAACGAAAACCGGCGTGGCTTTGCGCGGTTTGCCATGGCTGCCGCCGCATCCGTCGCCATCGTCGCTGCCGGTCTTGCCGGCTACATGGCCGGCCAGGGCTCGGCGCCTGCCGGTTCCGCACAGGTCGCATTGATCGACGTTCCGGGGCTTGATGACGCGCTGCTGACGACGGCATCGGGCGACACGACCGAAATCGCGGGCGCCGGCACGCTGACGGCCGTCTCGACCTTCACAGATGGCGCAGACCGTGTCTGCCGCGAGTTCGAACTGGCTTCCGAGCAGGCATTCGTCGGCATCGCATGTCGCGCGACCGATAACTGGCAGCTCACCTTCGCCATGGGAACCGGCTCGGCCGACGGAACCGGCTATCAGCCGGCCTCCTCGCTCGACACGCTCGATGCCTACCTGACGGGCATCGAGGCCGGTGCGCCGCTTTCGCTCGAAGACGAAGCGGCGGCGCTCGCGGCTTTGCGCTGAAGTTCAGCTCTTGCGCGCAATGACCAGATGGCCGGGCACGGGCGTGCCCTGCTCGTGGCGCACGACGATCGGCTCGGCCAGCAGCCGATCGAAGCCATTCGCGGTGAGCAGGCGATCGATGTAGCTGAGCGGATGAGCGAAACGCTGATGCGGACCGACGGTAAAATCGGCTCCGCCAAAGGCCTCATCCGGCAGTGTCTCGCTGGAAAACGCGAGCAGGCCGGCAGTCGTCGTATGCTTCGCAATGCCTGAGAAGAAGCTTTCGAGCTTGCCCATATAGGGCAGCACGTCCGCAGCCACGACGAGATCGAAAGGCAGTGCTTCGCTCTCCTCGAGAAAAAGGCCGATCTCGGCGACATAAAGCTCGTCATAGACTTCGCGCTCGTCGGCGATCTCGATCATGCGTTCCGAGAGATCGACACCCACGGCATGGTCGACACTGTCGTAGAGGGCTTCGCCGACGAGGCCCGTGCCGCAGCCGAGGTCGAGCAGGCGGGCCGCACCGTCGGGCAGGAACGCCGGAAGTGCGTCGCCCAGCATCATCGGGACGGAATAGCCGAGCTGGTCGACGAGCACGCTGTCGAACACTTCCGCATGCTGGTCGAACAGGGTCATGACGTAGGCATCGGGCGCCTTGTCCGGCGCGGGCGCAAGGCCCATGGAAGCAAGCCGTACGGCAGCGCCTCCGTGATCATCGGGATCGAGCTCCAGCGCGCGCCGATAGAAGACTGCGGCCTCCTCGCGACGACCGGCCTTTTCAAGGTCCAGCCCGCGATTATAGGCCTCGGCCAGTGCATCCTCGTCGAAATCGCTCATCGCTTCAAACATCCCATCGGCTGATGACGGCGCTGGCCGCCTTTTCTCGCGCGGTCCTATCGGCAGGAACGCCGTGCGGCAAGGGTGCTGGGACGGCGATCAGGCGTGACAGGGTTTTCGCCCGCCGGTAAATTCCGGCTTGATGTCGATCAGCGGCGTGCCATCGACGCAGTCCAGCCCCCGCACCGTCAGCGTCGCGCCACCGATCCTGATCAGCCGAACGATAGAGAGCGCGATCGGGTTGGGGCGGACCGGCGAACGCAGCGCGAAGGTGCCAGCGAGTCCGCCATCGTGCTTGGGGTTCTGGACCAAAAGGTCGCGCCGCGCCTGGTCCATCCAGTAGAGCACGGCGATGTGTTCATAGGCATCCACGCCTCTCAGAGCGTCGACAAAGCGGGCGTCGAGCTCGATCGTACAGACGGGTCCCTGCTCCGGATCGCCCCTGCGCGGGCACTCCGCCCGCGTCTGGAACGGCGTGTGGATGCGACCGATGAAATAGACAGAGGCGTCAAACTGATCCGGCATCATCCCCTGGATCTCGCCTTCACGAATGCCGTCGTGTTTTTTGGAAGCCTCTGTCATGTCACTCATCACGCCAATATCAGAAAGATGAAAAATATCGGCCAGACGAAGACGAATATCAGCGGTATGTACGCTGCACGGACGGGAGATAGATCCCTTTTTCTGATCGGCTCGTTCAAGCCTTTCGGATGCGGATAGAAACTAATCTCCTTTGCATCCGCGAGATCGACACTCTTCATATCCCACAGCTTGCCGAGCGCGTCTAAATTATCTCTTGCTTGACCAAGCATCCTGTAACAAGCCAACCCCACGTAGACGCCGGTCAAAGGAATTAGAATAAAAGACACATAAAATATCGCGTCTCGCAGACCGGGACTTGTTGAGTACTTTGCCTGCAGTATCAATCCGAGTGTAGCGAATAAAAATGCTTGCATGGTGATAAGCCAGATAATTCGCTGATTATACAGCTCGTTCTCAGATCTGATCTGTTCTCGAACTTTGTCATAAAAAATCTCGATGGCGGCTTTCTTTTCAACCGATACAGACTCGACGATCGCCATTCACCACTCCCCAGCCAGTTGACACACTATTGTGCAGCTGGCGGAGCAATAAATCCACTCATTCCGCCGCGCCGAGACGTTCGATGGCATCGAAGAGTTCGGCGCCGAGACGTGTCGAGGCGCCGGCTGCCACCACCATCTGAGGCAAAATCATCCATTCCAGTGACCATGCGGCGCCGGAGCGTTCCTGTTCGTGGACGAGTGCGTGGTGGATGCCCGAGAGCTGGGTGGCGTTGAACCGGGCGAGCGCCACAAGTGTTTCGGCGCGCACCGGGTTCTGCTTGTGCGGCATGGCGGAGGAGCCGCCACCGCCCGTCATGGCGATTTCGCCGATTTCGTTCTGGGCCATCAGTGCGATGTCCTGGCCGATCTTGCCGAGTGCGCCGGAAATCAGCGACAGCCAGTTGGCGAAACGGGCGATGGAATCACGCTGCGTGTGCCAGTTCGTCTGCGGCACGTCGAGATCCAGCAGGAAACCGATGCGCGCCGCGACGCCGGCGGCGTCGTCGCCAAGCTTTTCCAGCGTGCCAGCGGCTCCACCGAACTGCAACTGCAGAAGTTCCGGACCGATGTCTTCCAGTTCGTCCAGCGCGCGCGACAGTGGCATCATCCAGGCGCGCAGCCGTGCGCCCACCGGGATGGGCATCGCCGCCTGCATGCGGGTGCGGCCGATCAGATGGTTGTGGCCGAAGCGCTCGTCGAGGTCCTGCAGGGCAGCGATCAGGTTTTCCAGTCGCGCCGCCAGCATGGGAAGCACCATCTTGAGCCTAAGGACGAGGCTCGTATCGATTACGTCCTGGCTGGTCGCGCCGAAATGCAGATGCGCCGCGTGGGGCTCCGGCACGGTCTTGCGTAATTCGCGGATGAGTTCGGGCACGATGAGCCCGTCGCGGGCGACGCCCTCGCGCAGCGCATCGAAATCCGGCGCGAAGTCCTCGCAGGCTTTTGCAATGGCAGCGGCGGCTTCCGGAGCGATCAAGCCTTCATGGGCCTCCGCTTCCGCCAGCGCCATTTCGAAGGTCAGCATGGTGGAGATTTCAGCTTCCAGCCGAAAATGGGCGGCGAGCGCGTCGTCCCCGAAATGTGCGGCGAGCACGGGGTGCTCAAAAAGCGACAGCGACATCGATACCTCCCGGCAGTCAAGATGGCCGCCTTATAACGCCAAAGGGCCGGCGATGACACCGGCCCTTTGAGCTAAGTTCGATGGCTCAGACGCGTTCAAGCGCTATCGCGATGCCCTGGCCGACGCCGATGCACATCATGGAGAGCGCGCGCCTTGCGTTGCGTTCGGCGAGTTCGAGCGCCGCCGTGCCGGTGATGCGCGCGCCCGACATGCCGAGCGGATGGCCAAGCGCGATGGCGCCGCCATTCGGGTTCACGCGCTCGTCGTCATCGGCGATGCCGAGATCGCGCAGCGTCGCCAAGCCCTGGCTCGCAAAGGCTTCGTTGAGCTCGATCACGTCGAAATCGCCGGCGCCAAGACCGAGGCGAGCGAAGAGCTTCTTTGCGGCCGGTGCAGGCCCAAAGCCCATGATGCGGGGCGCAACGCCCGCAGTCGCACCGCCGAGGATCCGGGCGATCGGGGTCAGCCCGTGTTTGCGGGCCGCTTCTTCCGATGCGACGATCAGCGCTGCCGCGCCATCGTTGACGCCGGAGGCATTGCCGGCCGTGACCGTGCCACCTTCGCGGAACGGGGTCGGCAGCTTGGCTAGCGCTTCCAGAGTGGTGTCGGGGCGCGGATGCTCGTCGCGATCGACGACGATCGGGTCCTTCTTGCGCTGCGGGATCGAGACCGGCGTGATTTCCTTTGCCAGCCTGCCGTTTTCCATGGCGCGGCCGGCTTTCTGCTGCGAGCGCACGGCGAACTTGTCCTGGTCCTCGCGGCTCACCTGCCAGTCGGCGGCGACATTTTCGCCGGTCTCCGGCATCGAGTCGACGCCGTATTGCTTCTTCATCAACGGATTGACGAAGCGCCAGCCGATCGTCGTGTCGTAAACCGCATTGTCGCGCGAAAAGGCGCTTGTCGCCTTCGGCATCACGAAGGGCGCGCGCGACATGGATTCCACGCCACCGGCAATCGCAATGTCGATCTCGCCGGCCTTGATGGCGCGGGCGGCGGCGATGACGGCATCCATGCCGGATCCGCAAAGCCGGTTCATGGTGGTGCCCGGCACTTCGACCGGCAGGCCGGCCAGAAGCGACGCCATGCGCGCGACGTTGCGGTTGTCCTCACCGGCCTGGTTGGCGCAACCATAGATGACTTCGTCGATCGCAGCCCAGTCGACAAACGCGTTGCGCTCTATTAGCGCTTTCAGCGGCACGGCGCCCAGATCGTCGGCACGCACGGACGAAAGCGCGCCCGCAAAGCGACCGATCGGCGTGCGGATGTAATCACAGATATAGGCTTCAGCCATCGCGCTGGCTCCCGAATTTGTTCTTGCCACGGCCGGTTCCTTCGTGGGCGGCCTTCGTTCTTGCCTGAAGATCGCGCAGCGTCTTCAGTTCCGTCTCGTCCGGCGCCGGCGTGACCTCGACCTGATCGGCGAACTTCACCGGCCAGCCGCAGGTTTCCTGCACCTGCTCGCGCGTCACGCCCGGATGCATCGAGACGACCGTAAATTCCTTGGTCTCGGAATCGGGCTTCCAGATCGCCAAATCGGTGATCAGCAGCGTCGGGCCCTTGGTCTTGATGCCGAGATTTTCACGGTCCTTGCCACCGGTTCCATGACCGAAGGACGTGAAGAAGTCGATCTTGTCGACCATGCCGCGTTTCGTCTGCTTCATGGTGATGTAAATCTCACCCGAAGACGAGGCGATTTCCGGCGCGCCGCCGCCGCCAGGCAGGCGGGTCTTCGGCGTCTCGTAGTCGCCGATGACGGTCGTGTTGATGTTGCCGAACTTGTCGAGCTGCGCGGCGCCAAGGAAACCGATCGTGACGCGACCGCCCTGCAGCCAGTAGCGGAACATCTCCGGCACCGACACCGTGGTGACGGCCGTGTCGCAGAGTTCGCCGTCGCCGATCGAGAGCGGCAGCACGTCCGGCGCCGTGCCGATCGTGCCGGATTCATAGATCAGAGTGATGTCCGGGGCATGCGTCAGCCGCGCAACGTTGCAGGCAGCCGATGGCGCACCGATGCCGACGAAGCACACGTCGTCGTTCTTCAGCGCGCGCGCCGCAGCAATCGTCATCACCTCATCGGGCGTAAAACCAAGATCGCTCATTTGGCGCTCCTCAAATGCTCGACGCGTCCAGCAAAGTCTTGTGGACCGGCGTTCAACACATTGTCCTGCATCCACGCCTGGAAACTATCCCGCTCCGCGGCGATCTTGTCCCAGTCGAGATAGCTCTTGTTGTCACGGTCGTAGTAGCCGTGCGCGTAGGAAGGATGAGCGCCGCCCGGCACTTCGCAGATCGCGCTGACCGTCCATCGGGGCAGGATGCAGGCGTTCGGATGCACATCGTCGAAATCCTCGACGATTTCCTCGACCGTCACCACGGCACGCTTGGCGGCAAGCACCGCTTCCTTCTGGATTCCGATGATGCCTTCGACGAGAACGTTGCCCTTCCGGTCCGCCTTCTGCGCGTGGATGAAGGTCACGTCCGGGCGCACCGACGGAACAGCCGCCAGCATTTCGCCGGTGAACGGGCATGCGACGCGCTTGATATTCGGATTAACCTGCTCGAGCCCGGCGCCGAGGTATCCGCGGAAGATTGCGCATGGCAGGCCGCTTGCGCCCGCCTCATAGGCATTGGCCATCGCCGCATGGCTGTGTTCTTCCACTTCCGGCCGGTTCGGCCAGCCGTTTTCAACCGCATCGCGCAGCCGGCGCAGAAGGCCAACGCCCGGGTTGCCGGCGTATGAGAAGACGAGCTTCTTCGCCATGCCCATGCCGATCATCTGGTCGTAGATGACATCCGGTGTCATGCGCACGAGCGTCAGGTCTTTCCGGCCCTGGCGGATCGCTTCGTGGGCCGCCGCATGCGGTATCAGATGGGTGAAGCCCTCGAAGGCCACCACATCGCCGTCATGGAGATTTTCCGCGACGGCGGTCTTCAAATCCTGGAACGTCGCCATGGATTTCCTGCCTGTTGGTTGTCGTCAGATATCGAGGAAGACGGTTTCGTCGTCGCCCTGCAGGTGAATGTCGAAGGTCACGACATCGCCGTCGCGCTGGCCGATGAGCGTTGCGACGCGGTGGCGGTGCTCGATCCGGTTGAGCAACGGATCGTCCGCATTGGCCTTCTCCTCGTCGGAAAAATACATGCGGGTGTGAAGGCCGATATTGATGCCGCGTGCGACAATCCAGAGCGTGACATGCGGTGCCTGCATCCGGCCATCAGGATAGGGAACCGGACCCGGCTTGATCGTCTCGAAGACAAACTCGCCGTTTGCCATATCGGTCGCGCAACGCCCGAAGCCGGTGAAATACGGATCGGCCGAACCGCGCATTTCGGAGGGCGAATTGAAAAGCCCTGCCGCATCCGGCTGCCAGATTTCGACCAGTGCATCCTTCAGCGGCGCGCCTGTTCCGTCAAAGATGTGTCCCTTGATGGTGATGCGTTCGCCACTGGCATCGTCAGTCAGCATGCGACTGCCAAGATCATCGGCATAGACTCCACCAATCTCCGCGAAATTCGGCGTCAGCCCAATATGCACATAAGGACCAGCCGTCTGTGACGCGGACTCCTTCAGGTGGTTCAGCGATTGCGGCATCAGTTCCCCTCCATCCGGTTCTCGAACATGGTCGAGCGGCGGCCGCGCAGGACGATGTCGAACTTGTAGGCGCTGGCGTCCATCGGGATCGTGTTCGCCATGTCGAGTGGCGCGATCAGGTCCTCGATCGCCTTTGGGTCGGCGATGGTCTTCACGATTGGGCAGAGCGGGATCAGCGGGTCGCCTTCGAAATACATCTGGGTGATCAGCCGCTGGGCGAATCCGTGGCCGAAGACGGAGAAATGGATGTGGGCCGGGCGCCAGTCATTCACCCCGTTCGGCCAGGGATACGGCCCCGGCTTGATGGTGCGGAACGAGTAATGGCCGTCCTCATCGGTGATGGTGCGCCCGCAGCCGCCGAAATTCGGATCGAGTGCGGCGACGTAGCCCTCCTTCTTGTGGCGGTAGCGGCCACCGGCATTCGCCTGCCAGAATTCGAGCAGCGCGCCGCCGACGCCCCTGCCCCGCTCGTCCATGACGCGGCCATGGACGATGATGCGCGGACCGATCGCGCTTTCACCGGGCTTGGCGAAATTGTGGATGAGGTCGTCATCGAGTTCGCCGAGGATGTCGTGGCCGAAGACCGGGCCGGTCATCTCCGACAGGGTGTTGTTGATGGACAGAAGCGCCTTTTGCGGCGAGCGGAGCACGCTCGTCTTGTACCACGGCGTATAAGCGTCCGGTTGCCAGGCGCGATCGCGCGGAAAGAAGGCACCGGTTTCGGGTTTCCTGTTCGACATCGTCGCTCCTCAGGCCGCCTCTTCGGCAGCCATCTCCTTCAACGTCTGCTTGGCGATCTTGAAGGCGTGATTGGCGGCCGGAACGCCGGCATAGATCGCCACATGCATCAGCGCCTCGCGGATATCGTCTTCGCTCGCGCCGGTATTGGCGGTGGCGCGCACATGCATCGCGACCTCGTCGTCATGGCCGAGTGCTGCAAGCAGCGCGATCGTGACAATAGAGCGCTCGCGCTTCGTCCAGTTCGGCCGCGACCAGACGGTCCCCCAGGCGCCCTCGGTGATCATCTCCTGAAAAGGCGCATCGAATTCCGACTTCGCCGCCTCTGCCCTGTCGACATGTGCATCGCCGAGCACCGAGCGGCGCGTCGCCATGCCTTCGATGTGGCGGGGAGATTTCGTCGTGGCGCTCATTTGCCTTCCTTCGTGATCTTTTCGACGAACAGCTTGATGGCGTCCGTCAGAACCACCGGCTGCTCGATGCAGGGCAGATGGCCAGCCTGCGGGATTTCTTGGTAAAGCGCACCGGGGATCAGCCGGGACAGCTCGCCTACGAGTTCTGGCGGTGTCGAGCCGTCTTCGGTGCCGACAACGCACATGGTCGGCACGTCGATCAGCTTCGCAGCTTCGGTGAAATCGGCGTCCCGGATCGCGGCGCAGGTGGCGGTGTAGCCATCGCGCGGCGTGCGGATCAGCATATTGCGGTAACCGGTGAACTCGGCGTTGTCGGGCTTGCGGTAATCGACGGTGAACCAGCGCTCGAGGATCAGGTCGGCGATCGCCTCGATGCCTTCTTCGTAGATCGCGCGGATGCGGGCATCCCACATTTCCGCCGTTCCGATCTTGTGGGCGGTGTCGCAAAGAACGAGGGCGCTTACCAGATCCGGGCGCTTGTGGACGAGGCCCTGCGCGATCAGCCCGCCGACCGAAAGCCCGCAGATGACAGCCTTGCGCACGCGCAGATGGTCGAGCAGGCCGGACAAGTCGTCGACGTGATCGTCGATTGTGTAAGGCGTCTCGCCGACATCGGACAGTCCGTGGCCGCGCTTGTCGTAGAGCACGATCGCGAACTCGCCGACGAGCCGGACGATGACATCACGCCAGATGCGGAAATCGGTGCCGAGGGAATTCGCGAAGACCAGCACAGGGCGCCCTTCGGGCGCGCCGATCAACTGATAATGCAGTGTGACGCCGTTGACCTTGTGAAACTGCATCGAATTCTCCCTCAGGCTTTCAAAGCAAATTGTATCGGTATGGTAAAATGATATTCTCGGCTTGATCCATAATCTTTTCGGTATGCGATGGACCAGCAGATCAAGTTTCGGCATCTCCAGACCTTCATGGAGGTAGCCCGCCAGAAGAGCGTGAGCAAGGCAGCGGACGTGCTGGCGCTGACACAGCCGGCGGTCACGCGCACGATCCGCGAGCTCGAAGACGCGCTCGGCGTGCGACTGTTCGAGAAAGATGGCCGCGGCATTCGCATCTCGCGCTTCGGCGAGGTGTTCCTGCGTCATGCGGGCTCGAGCGTTGCTGCGCTCAGGCAGGGCGTCGATTCCATCCAGCAGGCTTTACGCTCGGAAGGGCCGCCGGTCCGCATCGGTGCCCTGCCCACTGTTTCTGCACGGATCATGCCCGATGCGGTGGCGCAGTTCCTGAAGGAGAACACGGGAAGTCCAATCACGGTGGTGACAGGCGACAATTCCGTGCTTTTGGAACAGCTGCGCACCGGCGCGCTCGATCTCGTCGTCGGGCGCCTTGCGCCGCCGGAGATGATGATCGGCCTCTCCTTCGAGCCGCTCTACTCAGAGCACGTCATTTTTGCCGTTCGAACGGGCCACCCGCTGATGAGCAAGCCCAATTTTTCGCTCGGCGAATTGCGCGACTATACGATCCTGATGCCGACGCCGAACGCCGTCATCCGCCCCTTCGTCGATCGCTTCCTCGTCACCAACGGGATCGCCGAGCTGCCGGTGCGCATCGAGACCGTGTCAGACGCATTCGGGCGCGCTTACATCCGGGCACATGATGCGATCTGGATCATATCGGAGGGTGCTGTCGCCAACGACATTCGCGACGGGCGCGTCGCTCGCCTGCCGATCGATACGAGCGAGACCGTCGGCTCGGTCGGCCTGACGACGCGGGGGACCGGAGACCAGTCGCTGGCGCTCTCCATCTTCATGCAATCTGTCCGCGCCGTTGCACGGCAGACGGCGGACGGCTAGCGAATAAGGCTGCGGCGGAGCGCCTTTGCCACCGCCTGGGTGCGGTTGACCGTATCGAGCTTCTTGGTTGCGCGGTTCAGGTAGTGATTGACCGTGTGTTCGGAGAGTTCGAGGATCTGCGCGATGTCCGCGCTCGTCTTGCCCGCCGCCGTCCATGTCAGGCATTCGAGTTCGCGTTCGGTCAGCGGCTGCTCGAGTTTCGCCGAGCGCTGAGAGACTTCGCCCAAGCGCTGGAAGAGGTGAAGCGTCAGCAGCATCAATTGCGCGATCGCGTCGTTGTCGAGCGGCTCCCGTTCGCCGGCGAAGACGACGGCACAGCGGTCGCCTTCCACACTCTGGACCGGCAGGCAGATGCCATCGACCAGGCCGAACTCTTCATAGAGCTTGGCAGCCAGCAGCGCATCCTTTGCGCTTCTGCCGGCGACGAAGTCGGCATAGCGAAAGGAGAACGGCACGATGGACGTCCGCAAACGGGCGAACAAAGGGCTGCTGCGCATCAGCTTCTGGCGATCGAACGCGCCCAGAAATTCAGCCGGGAAATTGGTGATGATGGAGTTTTCGGCAAGGTCCAGTGAAGTGGGTGGCGGAAGGCGCAGCACCAGGAAGCACCGGTAGCCATACAGTTCCACAGTCTTCTTGAACTGGCGAAAGACCTCGAACTGAGTTTGAAGAGTCGTGATTTCCTTCAACTGGTCGAGAGGCGCGTCGCCGGATAGGCCTGACTTCATGATGGAGGCGCCCGGGTGGCTGAAGTGAGTCGATTCTTGGGTCTCGTTCGTGCCGTGAATCAATCCTTATAGGAGCCACTATCAGCAAACAAGAAACTTCCCTTGATGCGGATCAATGCTTGCCATCCACACCCTCGACGAAAGGCCCATCTTTCATAATGCGCCCCACCGCTCCATAGTCCGCCAAGAACACAGCGAGGAGGCTGTGGGGAACGGAGGAACGTGCATGCTGGGACTGATGCAGGAATGGCCGCTTCTCTGTCACAAGGTCATCGATCATGCGGCACACTATCACGGTGGCCGGCCTGTCATTTCCCGATCGGTGGAAGGCCCGATCCATCGCACGGACTACCTCACCGTTCGTAACCGCGCACTTAAATTAGCCAAGCGGTTGGACATGGAAGGCATCGCGCTCGGCGACCGGGTGGCGACGCTTGCCTGGAACACGTGGCGACACCTGGAGGTCTGGTACGGCACGCTCGGCATCGGCGCCATCTACCACACGCTCAATCCCCGGCTCTTTCCCGACCAGATCGCCTGGATCATGAACGATGCGGAGGACCGACTTCTCTTTGTCGACTTGACCTTCCTGCCCATCGTCAAGGCCATCGCACCCCAGGTGCCGAGCCTGAAGCGGATCGTCATTCTGACCGACGCAGCGCATATGCCCACTGATCTTCCCTTCCCTGCCGTCGCCTATGAAGACTGGCTTGCCGAAGCGGATGACGACTTCCGATGGAAGGACTTCGATGAGCGCACGGCCGCAGGCATGTGCTACACGTCGGGCACGACCGGCGACCCGAAAGGCGTCGTCTATTCGCACCGCTCGAACGTGCTGCATGCCATGACGGCGCTCCAGGCGGACATGCTGGGCATCGCCTCGCGCGACGTGATGATGCCGGTTGTTCCGATGTTCCACGCCAATGCGTGGTCGACAGCGTTCTCGACACCGATGGCCGGCGCGACGCTGGTCTTTCCGGGACCGGGCATGGACGGCAAGTCAATCTACGAGATGCTCACGAACGAGAAGGTGACGATCACGGCCGCGGTCCCGACGGTCTGGCTGATGCTGCTGCAGCATCTGGAAAAGGAACACGGACAGTTGCCCGATCTCGAACGCGTCGTCATCGGCGGCTCGGCCTGCCCGCGCGCGATCACTCAGGCCTTCCAGGACCGCTACGGCGTTCACGTGATGCACGCCTGGGGCATGACCGAGATGAGCCCGCTCGGGACGGTCTGCTCGATCAAGCCGGACTACGCGCATCTCACCGGGGAGGCCAAGCTCGACCTGCAGGTGAAGCAGGGCCATCCGCCCTTCGGCGTCGAAATGAAGATCGTCGACGACGAGGAACGCATCCTGCCCTGGGACGGCAAGACCTTCGGGCGCCTGAAGGTGCGTGGTCCCGCGGTGTCGTCCAGCTACTACAAGGGCCGCGGCGCCGAGCAGTTCGATGAAGACCTCTGGTTCGACACGGGCGATGTCGGCCATATGGACGCACACGGCTATCTGCAGATCACCGATCGGGCCAAGGACGTCATCAAATCGGGCGGCGAATGGATTTCGACCATCGATCTCGAAAACCTGGCCGTGGGTCATCCAGATGTTGCCGAAGCCGCCGTCATCGGCGTCGCTCATCCGAAATGGGACGAGCGGCCTCTGCTCGTCGTCGTGCTCAAGGAAGGCCGTCAGCCAGACAAACAGTCAATCCTCGATTTCATGTCGGGCAAGATCGCCAAGTGGTGGATGCCGGACGAGGTCGTCTTCACCGATGAAATTCCCCACACCGCAACGGGCAAGATCAAGAAGACCACGCTGCGCGAGCAGATGAAGGACTTCCGGTTCACAGACGGCTGACAGGGCAGCTCAGGCTTTTTGGCGGGCAGCGATCGCAAGGGCGAGGCCCGAGAGGATGAGCATGCCGGCGAAAACCAGTTCAATGGTTAGTGGCTCGGCCAGCAACAGCACGCCGGCGGCAGCAGTAATGACCGGCACGGACAGCTGAACGATCGCTGCGGCTATAGCCGCCAGATGCGGCAGAACGCGGTACCAGACCACGTAGCCGGCGGCGGATGCGAGAACGCCCGAGG from Georhizobium profundi includes these protein-coding regions:
- a CDS encoding long-chain-fatty-acid--CoA ligase, with the translated sequence MLGLMQEWPLLCHKVIDHAAHYHGGRPVISRSVEGPIHRTDYLTVRNRALKLAKRLDMEGIALGDRVATLAWNTWRHLEVWYGTLGIGAIYHTLNPRLFPDQIAWIMNDAEDRLLFVDLTFLPIVKAIAPQVPSLKRIVILTDAAHMPTDLPFPAVAYEDWLAEADDDFRWKDFDERTAAGMCYTSGTTGDPKGVVYSHRSNVLHAMTALQADMLGIASRDVMMPVVPMFHANAWSTAFSTPMAGATLVFPGPGMDGKSIYEMLTNEKVTITAAVPTVWLMLLQHLEKEHGQLPDLERVVIGGSACPRAITQAFQDRYGVHVMHAWGMTEMSPLGTVCSIKPDYAHLTGEAKLDLQVKQGHPPFGVEMKIVDDEERILPWDGKTFGRLKVRGPAVSSSYYKGRGAEQFDEDLWFDTGDVGHMDAHGYLQITDRAKDVIKSGGEWISTIDLENLAVGHPDVAEAAVIGVAHPKWDERPLLVVVLKEGRQPDKQSILDFMSGKIAKWWMPDEVVFTDEIPHTATGKIKKTTLREQMKDFRFTDG